A DNA window from Calliphora vicina chromosome 1, idCalVici1.1, whole genome shotgun sequence contains the following coding sequences:
- the LOC135963598 gene encoding sarcocystatin-A-like — protein sequence MNKFLICLFLAMVGGISSTTARPADEKAVEIGPLKVRGGIRKLDVAASNDAEKALQLSLEKLAAGDGPHLRLEKIHSATTQIVSGSKYRINADFIDSDEKTKNCDVTIWSQPWLENGIEVTFECKGEEKLVKKHSP from the exons atgaataaattcttaatttgtttattCTTAGCGATGGTTGGTGGGATCTCCAGCACCACTGCCCGACCAGCAGATGAG AAAGCTGTCGAAATCGGCCCCCTTAAAGTACGCGGTGGTATACGCAAATTAGATGTTGCTGCCAGCAACGATGCTGAAAAAGCTTTGCaactttctttagaaaaattagcAGCTGGTGATGGACCCCATTTAAG attGGAGAAAATTCATTCAGCTACAACACAAATTGTTTCTGGCTCCAAGTATCGTATCAATGCTGATTTCATTGACAGCGATGAAAAAACGAAAAACTGTGATGTAACTATCTGGTCTCAGCCCTGGCTAGAAAACGGCATCGAAGTGACTTTCGAGTGTAAAGGTGAagaaaaattggtgaaaaaacacAGTCCTTAA
- the LOC135948906 gene encoding uncharacterized protein LOC135948906 has product MKYVLILCLISLVTFAHGGFPCVGCPTEVKGNDLKNSEEVLSKSLSKLAAGDGPVYKLVKINSATRQVVSGSKDVINADLMDNDEKIKTCDIEIWSQPWLKNGIEVTFNCPGEEKLVKKHSANSKRKYHSSWSLFAKIMKIVLILCLTTLAVVSARPGCPGCVTRLTGNKLKDAEGTLNFSLGKLAAEEGPYYRLVKVNTATTQVVAGIKHVINADLIDNKQQSKTCRITIWSQPWMPNGTEVNFECPGEEKITRRHGS; this is encoded by the exons ATGAAATACGTTTTAATTTTGTGTCTAATTTCTTTGGTCACTTTTGCCCATGGTGGATTCCCATGTGTTGGTTGTCCCACAGAAGTAAAGGGTAATGATCTTAAAAATTCCGAAGAAGTTCTTAGCAAATCCTTGTCTAAATTGGCAGCTGGAGATGGACCAGTCTACaa aCTGGTTAAAATCAACTCAGCCACTAGACAAGTCGTTTCTGGTTCTAAAGACGTAATAAATGCTGATCTTATGGATAATGATGAGAAAATTAAAACTTGTGATATTGAGATTTGGTCTCAACCCTGGTTGAAAAATGGCATTGAAGTAACATTCAATTGTCCCGGTGAAGAGAAATTGGTTAAGAAACATAGTGCT aattcaaaacgaaAATATCATTCATCCTGGTCTTTGTTCgctaagataatgaaaatcgttttaattttgtgtttaaccACGCTAGCTGTGGTAAGTGCCCGTCCCGGTTGTCCCGGTTGTGTTACACGTCTAACGGGCAATAAACTGAAGGATGCTGAGGGTACACTGAACTTTTCCCTAGGTAAATTGGCCGCCGAAGAAGGTCCATACTATAG ACTAGTTAAAGTCAATACAGCCACCACACAAGTTGTAGCTGGTATCAAACACGTTATAAATGCCGACTTGATTGACAACAAACAGCAGTCGAAAACTTGTAGAATAACAATCTGGTCCCAGCCCTGGATGCCCAATGGCACCGAAGTAAATTTTGAATGTCCTGGCGAAGAAAAGATCACTAGGCGACATGGTtcataa
- the LOC135955485 gene encoding sarcocystatin-A-like: MYSNKLFVLFALTVTIVNAMPNEEQLVGGIRPADFTKAEEELNASLKKLAAGDGPNYTLGKIYSAETQVVAGTMTRIVADLIDADGKTKKCKVSIWSRSWLPNGIEVTFECDGEEKIVRKHDA; this comes from the exons atgtatagcaacaaattatttgttttatttgctctAACTGTGACCATTGTCAACGCAATGCCGAATGAG GAACAATTAGTAGGCGGCATTCGTCCCGCAGATTTTACAAAAGCTGAAGAAGAACTCAATGCATCACTCAAAAAGTTAGCAGCTGGCGATGGTCCCAACTACAC ACTTGGTAAAATTTACTCTGCTGAGACTCAGGTTGTTGCTGGCACCATGACTAGAATTGTTGCGGATCTTATTGATGCTGATGGCAAGACCAAAAAGTGCAAAGTTTCCATCTGGAGTCGTTCTTGGTTGCCCAATGGTATTGAGGTCACTTTTGAGTGTGACGGTGAAGAAAAAATTGTTAGGAAGCACGATGCTTAG